The Stenotrophomonas sp. BIO128-Bstrain region AGCACCGCCACCGGGATCGACCAGCTTTCATACAGCGCGGCCAGGCAGAGGAACACCACCACGATGGACAGCACCAGCAGCAGGGTCGCGGCGTTGCCGGCCAGGATTTCCTGGTAGGACATGCCCGACCAGTCGTAACCGAAGCCGGCCGGCAGGTCGTCGTTGACGATCCGTTCCATCGCCTGCATCGCCTCGCCCGAGCTGCGGCCTTCCGCCTGCGAGCCGACGATGTTGACCGCCGAGTAACCGTTGTAGCGGCTCAGCGACGGCGGGGCGGACACCCACTCGGACTTCACCACGGTGCTCAGCGGAATCATCGCCTGCGTACCGTCGGCGTTGGTCTGCAGCGTGCTGGGCGTGTAGAAGCTGTTCAACGACTCCGCACCGGTGCGGTACGGACCATCGGCCTGCAGGGTCACGCGCTTGATGCGGCCTTCATAGAAGAAGTCGTTGACGTACACCGGGGCCAGCATCAGCTGGATGGTGCTGTACACGTCCGACACCGACAGCCCCATGGTCTGCGCCTGCACGCGGTCCACGTGCAACTGCAGCTGCGGGGCGTTTTCCAGGCCGTTCGGGCGCACGCCGGTCAGCAGGTCGCTTTCCTGCGCCGCCTTGCCGAGCAGGATGTTGCGGGCCTGCGTCAACTGCTCATAGCCCACGCCGCCACGGTCCTGCAGCCACATGTCGAAGCCGCCGAACTGGCCCAGGCCCTGCACGGTCGGCAGGTTGACCACGAAGATCTGCGCTTCCTTGATGCCGAAGAACGCGCCGTTCATGTTGTTGATGAACTCGGGCACGGTGATGTCGCGGTCCGCCCAGGGCTTGAGGCGGATGAAGCCCATGCCCACGTTTTCACCGGAACCGACGAAGCTGAAACCGGCCACCTGCAGCATGCCTTCGAAGCCATCCTGCTTTTCCAGGATGCCGCGCATCTGGGCGAAGGCGTGGTTGGTCTGCGACTTGGTCGAGCCCGGCGGCAGCTGCACGATCGCCAGCGCATAGCCCTGGTCTTCTTCGGGCAGGAAGCTGCCCGGCATGCGCGTGAACAGGAAGCCGCACAGCACGGTCAGCACCACGAACAGGATCATCCAGCGCGGGGCATGCTTCACCGCCGAGGTGATGTGGCCCACGTAGGTGTTGCTGACCTTGTCGTAGTACTTGTTGAAGGTGCGGTAGACGATGTTCGGGTTGTCGTTGTGCGTCGGCTTGAGGAACGTCGCGCACAGTGCCGGGGTGAAGCCCAGCGCCAGGAACGCCGAGAAGGCCATCGCGATGGCGATCGTCAGCGCGAACTGCTTGTAGATCTCACCGGCGGCGCCGCCCTGCAGGGCCGACGGAATGAACACCGCCGCCAGCACCACGGTAATGGCGACCACCGCACCGGTGATCTGGGTCATGGCCTTCTGGGTGGCGGCCTTGGGCGGCAGCTTCTCCTCGGTCATGATGCGTTCGACGTTCTCGATCACCACGATCGCGTCATCGACCACGATGCCGATCGCCAGCACCATCGCAAACAGCGTCAGCTGGTTGATGGTGAAGCCGATGATGCTCATGCCCAGGAACGTGCCCAGCAGCGCGACCGGGATGACCAGGGTCGGGATCAGCGTGGCGCGGAAGTTCTGCAGGAAGATCAGCATCACCAGGAAGACCAGCGCGACCGCTTCGATCAGGGTCTTGACCACTTCCTCGATCGAGATCTTCACGAAGGTGGTGCTGTCGTACGGCGAGAACCAGCTGACACCGGCCGGGAAGCTCGGGGCCAGTTCGTCCATCTTGGCGGTGACCGCGTTGGCCACGTTCAGTGCGTTGGCGCCCGGCAGCAGCTGGATCGCGAAGGCACCGGTCGGCTTGCCGTTGTACTGGGTATCAAAGCCGTAGTTGTTCGCACCGAAGGCGATCCGGGCGATGTCCTTGAGCAGCACGCGCGAGCCATCGGTGTTGGCGCGCAGGATGATGTTCTCGAACTCTTCCGGCGAGCTGAAGCGGCCTTCGGCCGAGACCGTCGCGGTGAAGTAGTGGCCTTCAGGCGAGGGGTCCGAGCCCAGCGAACCGGCTGCGAACTGCACGTTCTGGTCCTTGATCGCGGCCAGCACCTGGGTGGCCGACAGGCCGTAACCCTGCATCTTTTCCGGGTTGAGCCAGATGTTCATGGCGTACTCGGAACCGAACTGCTGGGTGCTGCCCACGCCGGGGATACGTGAGATCTGGTCGAGCACGCGCGAACCGACGATGTCGTTCAAGGCATCGCGGTCGATCGAGGCGCTGTCGGACTGCAGGGCCACCACCATCAGGAAGCCGGCGTTGGCCTTGGCCACCACCACGCCCTGCTGGGTCACCTCGGTCGGCAGGCGAGGGGTCGCCAGCGACACCTTGTTCTGCACCTGGACCTGGGCGATATCGGCATCGGTGCCGGTTTCGAAGGTCAAGGTGATGGTGACGCGGCCGTTGGAGGCCGAGGAGGAGCTGAAGTACAGCAGGTGATCGATGCCGGTCAGCTGCTGCTCGATCACCTGGGTGACCGACTTTTCGGCGGTGTCGGCGCTGGCGCCGGGGTAGGTGGCGCTCACCGTCACCTGGGGCGGTGCGATGCTCGGGTAGGACTCCACGCCCAGACCCAGGATCGAGATCACGCCCGCAAGCGAGATCAGGATCGCGACCACCCAGGCGAATACCGGGTGTTCAATGAAAAATTTAGGCATGACGGAGGATTCCCGTTATTGCTTGTTCGGTTCGGCAGCCGGAGCGGCGTCGGACTTCGTGGCGGCGGCATCGGCCGGGGCGGCAGCGGCGTCAGGCTGGGCGGCATCGGCCGGAGCGGCGCCTGCCGGAGCAGCACCCGCCGGAGCCTGGCCATTGCCGTTGCCGGCGGCCGGGTTCCACGGGGCGGCCTTGGCCGGGGCGCCTTCCTTGACCTTCTGCACGCCGGCCACGATCACCTGGTCGCCGGCATCCAGGCCACCGCTGACCAGCCAGTTGCTGCCCTGCTGGCCTTCGCTCTTCACGTTCTTGCGGATGACCTTGCCATCCTTGCCGACCACCAGCACGTAGCCGCCGGTGGTGTCGCGCTGCAGCGCCTGCAGCGGCACCAGGTAGGCGTTGTTGCGCTCACCCAGAGTCGCCTGGAAGCTGACGAAGGCGCCCGGCAGCAGGATCTGCTGCGGGTTGGGCAGCACCGCGCGCAGCGAGACCGCGCCGGTGGCCGGGTCGACCGTGGTCGAGGAGAAGTCCAGCGTGCCCGGCTGGTCGTAGACGGTGCCGTCGGCCAGCTTCACCTGCACGGTGGACTTGCCGTCCCCGCTCAGGGCCAGTGCGCCCTTGGCCTGGGCCGCGCGCATCTGGGTCAGCTCATCCACGCTCATGGAGAAGTTCACGTACAGCGGGTCGAGCTGGTCCACGGTGGTCAGCAGGGTGACATCGCCCTGGCCGACCAGTGCGCCTTCGGTGACCTGCTGCTTGCCGGCGCGGCCGCTGATCGGCGAACGCACTTCGGCATAGCCGAGGTTG contains the following coding sequences:
- a CDS encoding multidrug efflux RND transporter permease subunit; the encoded protein is MPKFFIEHPVFAWVVAILISLAGVISILGLGVESYPSIAPPQVTVSATYPGASADTAEKSVTQVIEQQLTGIDHLLYFSSSSASNGRVTITLTFETGTDADIAQVQVQNKVSLATPRLPTEVTQQGVVVAKANAGFLMVVALQSDSASIDRDALNDIVGSRVLDQISRIPGVGSTQQFGSEYAMNIWLNPEKMQGYGLSATQVLAAIKDQNVQFAAGSLGSDPSPEGHYFTATVSAEGRFSSPEEFENIILRANTDGSRVLLKDIARIAFGANNYGFDTQYNGKPTGAFAIQLLPGANALNVANAVTAKMDELAPSFPAGVSWFSPYDSTTFVKISIEEVVKTLIEAVALVFLVMLIFLQNFRATLIPTLVIPVALLGTFLGMSIIGFTINQLTLFAMVLAIGIVVDDAIVVIENVERIMTEEKLPPKAATQKAMTQITGAVVAITVVLAAVFIPSALQGGAAGEIYKQFALTIAIAMAFSAFLALGFTPALCATFLKPTHNDNPNIVYRTFNKYYDKVSNTYVGHITSAVKHAPRWMILFVVLTVLCGFLFTRMPGSFLPEEDQGYALAIVQLPPGSTKSQTNHAFAQMRGILEKQDGFEGMLQVAGFSFVGSGENVGMGFIRLKPWADRDITVPEFINNMNGAFFGIKEAQIFVVNLPTVQGLGQFGGFDMWLQDRGGVGYEQLTQARNILLGKAAQESDLLTGVRPNGLENAPQLQLHVDRVQAQTMGLSVSDVYSTIQLMLAPVYVNDFFYEGRIKRVTLQADGPYRTGAESLNSFYTPSTLQTNADGTQAMIPLSTVVKSEWVSAPPSLSRYNGYSAVNIVGSQAEGRSSGEAMQAMERIVNDDLPAGFGYDWSGMSYQEILAGNAATLLLVLSIVVVFLCLAALYESWSIPVAVLLVVPLGVLGALAFSLARGLPNDLYFKIGLITVIGLAAKNAILIVEFAVEQRAAGKNLREATIEASRLRFRPILMTSFAFIMGVVPMAISTGAGANARHAIGTGVIGGMVFATFLGLLMIPVFFVVVRRMLGDKLDEPSKEFLERQGEANTAHRPDR
- a CDS encoding efflux RND transporter periplasmic adaptor subunit, giving the protein MIAPLRTLALTCAVALALTACKKEEQQAPPPPEVGVIEAKPQTLPLQRELVGRLSPYRSADVRARVPGVLLKRVYQEGSDVKEGQVLFLIDPAPLRAALNAAQAELTSAQATAANAKAAANRARSLAPQAYVSKSDLDAAEATERTAAAAVQQAQASLASAKINLGYAEVRSPISGRAGKQQVTEGALVGQGDVTLLTTVDQLDPLYVNFSMSVDELTQMRAAQAKGALALSGDGKSTVQVKLADGTVYDQPGTLDFSSTTVDPATGAVSLRAVLPNPQQILLPGAFVSFQATLGERNNAYLVPLQALQRDTTGGYVLVVGKDGKVIRKNVKSEGQQGSNWLVSGGLDAGDQVIVAGVQKVKEGAPAKAAPWNPAAGNGNGQAPAGAAPAGAAPADAAQPDAAAAPADAAATKSDAAPAAEPNKQ